Sequence from the Gemmatimonadota bacterium genome:
CGCCACCAGCGGGGAAGCTCGGCAAGTTGCCGGAGAGTGGGGTCAGCTGAGTGTTCATAACGCCCGCAGAAAAGAGGGTCGAGCCACGTCGTGAGCCTAGTCGGGACCGCTGCGTTGCAACTGCCATACCGCGCCGCGGGGGTGGGGTGTGGAGTTGGTGACGCGACAATGTGTTGCGTCAGCACAACACTGTGGTGGTGCGCTCGCGAAACAGGTGATACGTTCAAACCACGGAATTGGCCAATGAGCGCCTGCGACGATGGACCCGTCCAACAGTCGCGGCACGCTTTCTGCCTCGGTGGTTGGGGAGTTCATCCTACGATTGCTTGAATCAGGAGTTACCATGACTGCCGTCACCGGGGCCGGTTTCGGTCCCCCGGAAGGCACGGGAAGCCGCGATCTGCTGGCGCTTCCTGCCGACGTGAAGGCCTCGATCCGGATCCTGATCGTCGATGACGAACGGACCCTCCGGGAGAGCTGCGCGTCGGTCCTGCGCGGCGAAGGCTACACCGTCACCCTCGCGGGACGCGGCGAGGAGGCGATGGAGTTTGTGCGCCGGCGGCAGTTCGACCTCGTGCTGGTCGACCTCTTCATGTCGCAGGTCTCCGGGCTGGAGATTCTGAATGCGGCGCTCGAGGCGCACCGGGACACCCTGGTGGTCGTGATGACGGGCAATCCGACGGTGTCGAGCAGCATCGAGGCGCTCCGGATGGGCGCCTGGGACTACCTCCCCAAGCCATTCTCCGCCACCCACTTGCAGGTGCTGATCGGTCGCGCGTCGCACGCCATCCTGAAGGGGCGCGAGGCCAACGACCTCCGCCAGCAGGTGATGCGGCAGCACTCGCATTCCGACACGCAGGCGCTGATCGGCATCGCGCCCTCCTTCCGCAAGGCCGTCGAGTTGGCCCGCAAGGTGGCGCCGACCGATGCCTCGGTCTTCATCAGCGGCGAGAGCGGCACCGGCAAGGAAGTGATTGCCCAGTTCATTCACCAGCACTCCCGGCGCGCCAAGAAGACGTTGGTGCCAATCAACTGCGCGGCATTGCCCGAGCCGTTGCTGGAGTCCGAGATGTTCGGCCACCGCAAGGGTGCCTTCACCGGCGCGGATCGCGACAAGCCGGGACTGCTGGAGACGGCCGACGGCGGGACGCTCTTCCTCGACGAGCTCACGGAGATGTCGCTGCCGCTGCAGGCCAAGCTGCTGCGCGTCATTCAGGACGGCATCGTGCGGCGTGTCGGCGCCGAGACGGCGGGCGATCCGGTGGACGTCCGCTTCATCTCGGCGACGAATCGCGATCCGCAGGACGCGGTCGAGCGCGGGGTGTTGCGCGGCGACCTCTTCTACCGTCTCCGCGTGGTGCCGATCGTCTTGCCGCCGCTGCGGTCGCGCCCGGAAGACATCCAGCTGCTCGCCAATCACTTCCTCGGCATCTTCTGGCATCGTCACCGCCAGATGACCGACCGGGCGCCGCGCCTCAGCGACTCGGCGATCGAGTTCCTCCGCACCCGCGCCTGGCGCGGCAACGTGCGTGAATTGCAGAACGTGATCGAGCACGTCGCGGTGCTGGTCGAGCCCGATCAGCTGATCGAGCCGACCGACATTCCGATGTACGAGGATTCCGAGGCGGCACCGGAACGGATGCCCGCGGCACAACTCGACGGGCCGTTCCACGACGTGAAGGATCGGGTGATCGCCCAGTTCGAACGCGACTATCTCGCGCGGCTGGTTGGTCGCGCCGGTGGCAACATGTCGAAGGCGGCGCGGCAGGCGAATGTCGACCGCACCACGCTCTACCGCCTGATGGAAAAGCACGGATTGCAGCGTGACGATCGTAGCGAGTAGCCTGATGCCGTTGGCCCCCGATGCCCGCCGCTGGTTGGACGAAGCGGCCGAGGCGCTGGTCGAGGAGTGGCGCGGCTTTGCCGTCGACGCGATTTCGCAGGGTGAGGTGGCCGCGGCCGTGGCCGGCGTCGTCGCGCAGATTGTCGAGGCCGCTGCCGGCCGACCGCGTGCCCCGGAACCCTCCTCGCCGCTGGATCGCCGCGTGGTGGCGTTGCTTCGACGCCACCTGCTCGAACACGACGAGGCGGTGCCGCCCGGCGGACTCCGTCCCGTGCTGCGGGCGCTCGAACAGGTGGCGGCGTCGATGGAGCCGCGGTGGACCGAGCGATTCCAGGAACGGATGACCGGCCCGAGCGGCCTCGACCTGGTCGTCGAGGTGGCGCACGACCTGCGCTCGCCGCTCACGTCGATTCTCTTTCTCGCCGAGATCATGCTCCGCGGCCGGAGCGGGCCGTTGACGCCGCTGCAAGAGCGTCAACTCGGACTGGTCTACTCGGCGGCATTCGGGTTGAACGCGGTCGCGAGCGACGTGATCGAACTGGTGCGCGGTGGCGATCGCCTGGTCGGGCGGGAGCCGCAGCCGTTCTCGGTCGCGGAAGTGCTCGAGTCGGTGCGCGACATCGTCCGTCCCATCGCCGAAGAGAAGGGGTTGGAGCTGCACTTCGAAGGGCCGGGGCGCGACCGTCGGGTCGGGCACCCCGGAGCCCTGAACCGCGTCCTGCTCAATCTGACCACCAACGCGCTGAAGTTTTCCTCGGCCGGCCACGTCGAGGTGACGTTGACCGACGGGGCAGGACTGGCGCTGGACTGCACCGTCCGCGACACCGGCCGGGGGATTCCCGAGGCCGCGATGGCGACGCTCTTCGAACCCTTCCGCCGTCGGCAGCAGCCGGGCGATTACGCCTTCTCCGGTTCGGGCCTCGGCCTCTCGATCTGTCGCAAGCTGGTCGAGGCGATGGGCTCGACGCTTGAAGTCTCCGCCGTCGCGGGCGAGGGGACCTGTTTTCAGTTCACGCTGCAGTTGCCCGAGGCCGATCCCGCCATGCTGATCGGCTGAGGACCTGCCGCTCCCCCCCGTCCGCTCGTACCTTTGGGGTCTTGTCCCGACACACCGAGACGATCCCGTGATCACCACGCACCTCGCCCATCAGTTCGGCGCTCGCGCCGCCAGGCATCCGACTCGACCCTTCCTCATCGAGGGGGAGCATCGCCACAGCTGGGGCGAGATCGCCCTTCGCAGTGACGCGCTGGCGCGTGCATTTCGCGGGCAGGGACTCGCCGCCGGCGATCGGATCGGGATCGACCTGCCCAACGGGACGGAGTGGGTGGTGGCGATGTTGGCCGCAGCCCAGGCAGGACTCACCATCGTCCCGCTCGATCCCGAGCTCGGCTACCACGAGCTGAAATACCAGTTGCGCCACGCGGAAGTCTCGGCCGTCGTGATCCCCGAGGCACCGACACCCGTCGACTACCTCGAGTTGTTCGACGAGGTCCTCCCCGAGCTGCCGTCGCTGCACCTGATCGTCTACGCCGGACCGGGGACCCGCTGGTTCGACGATCGTGCCGTCCCGTTCGGCGAGATGCTCGCGCGCGGCGAACGGCTGCCCGCACTGGCGCCGGGTGACGACGCGGATGCCGCGTTGGCGCTGGTCTACACCTCCGGCACGATGGGGAAGCCGAAAGGCGTGCTGCTCTCGCATCGCGCGATGGTCGCCTCCGCCGTGGGCACGGCGAGTGCACTCGGCCTCGCCGACGATGACTGCATCCTGCAGGCGCTCCCGCTCTTCCACGTCTTCGGCCTCTCGGTGCTGCTCACCGCGATCAGCGCCGGCGCGTCGGTGGTGCTGATGCCGCGCTTCGATGCGGCGGGCGCCCTCGCACTGATCGCCAACGCCGGGGTCACCCATCTGCCCGGCGTGCCGACGATGTTCGAATTGCTGATGCGCGACCCGGCGTTCGTCACCACGCCGCTCGGTCGCCTGCGCGGCGGCGTTGTCGCGGGGAGCATGGTGCTCCCGCCACTGGTGGATCGGATTCGCCAGTGGTGCGATGTGGAGATCGCGTATGGCCTCACCGAGGCAGGGCCGACGGTCACCGCCACTCGGCGGAGCGATCCGCTCGAAAAGCGCCGCACGACGGTCGGGCGTCCGATCGACGGCGTCGAGGTCCGCGTGGTCGACGTCCGGAGCGGCGTGCTTCACGGTGCCGAGGCGGTGGGTGAATTGGTCGTGAAGGGCACCACGCTGATGGACGGCTATCACCGGATGCCGAACGAGACCGCGCGGACGCTCACCCCGGAAGGCTACCTGCTGACGGGGGACCTGGCCCTGCTCGATGAGGACGGCTTCGTGACCATCGTCGCGCGCCGGAAGGAAGTGATCGTGCGGGCGGGGCAGACGGTGACGCCGCGGGAGTTGGAGGACGTGATCCGCACCCATCCTGGCGTCGAGGAGGTCTGCGTCGTCGGCGTCCCGCACGACGTGCTGGGCGAGCTGATCTGCGCCTGCGTGGTGCTGTTGGAGGGGGCCGTGGTCACCGGCCCCGATCTGCGCCGCTTCTGCCAGGACCTCCTCTCGGCCACCAAGGTGCCCGATCTGGTCCGCTTCTTCGACGGTCTCCCGATGACGGCCAGTGGCAAGGTCAAGCGCCAAGAGTTGGCACGGGTGGTCGCGCTCGGCTAGCTTTGAGGGTCCGACGCGCGGGCGCCATTGGGGCGCCGCACGGACCGCACGCCGTCTCGATCGTTGCCTGCCCCGACCCCATGATGCCCGCCACTCGGCGCGGCGAGGTCGGGAGGACAAGACCGGGGACGGCCACACACACAGGACCGTCGTGACTTCGCTCCCCGCTTTTCGGGCCGGACGGCATATGGCCGTACCCGCCCTGCACGCGCCCAATGCGGCGCTGCTGATCGACTTCGACAATGTGACCCTTGGCGTCCGTTCCGACCTCACCAAGGAACTCCGCACCCTCCTCAACTCCGACATCATCAAGGGCAAGGTCGCCGTGCAGCGCGCCTATGCCGATTGGCGCCGCTACCCGCAGTACATCGTGCCGCTGTCGGAATCCTCAATCGACCTGATCTTCGCCCCCGCCTTCGGGACCAACAAGAAGAACGCCACCGACATCCGGCTCGCCGTCGACGCGGTGGAGCTCGTCTTCACGCGTCCGGAGATCGGCACCTTCATTCTGCTCTCGGGCGACAGCGACTTCTCGTCGCTGGTGCTGAAGCTGAAGGAGTACGGCAAGTACGTCATCGGCGTCGGCATCCGCGAGTCGGCCTCCGACATCCTGATCCAGAACTGCGACGAGTACTTCTCGTACTCGGACCTCGCAGGCCTGACCAAGGAGAGTGACGCGCCGTCGGCGCAGCGCGATCCCTGGGAGCTGGTCGTCGAGGCGGTGCAGAAGATGGCGGCGCAGGGCGACGTCATGCGCTCCGATCGCCTGAAGCAGGTCATGCAGCAGATCGACCCGAACTTCGACGAGAGCAACGCCGGCTTCAATCGCTTCTCCAAGTTCGTCACCGAGGCCGGGGCGCGCGGCTTGATCCAGGTGATCAAGCAGGAGAACGGGCAGTACGACGTCGCGCCCGGCAAGGGTGTGCCGGCGGCCGCGCCCGTGAAGGAGAGTCGCCCGCCGCGCGGTCGTGGCGGGCGTGGTCCGTCCGCGACGGCAGTCGCCGCGCCGGCGCCTGCCGTGCGCGCCGCCGAGGCCGCACCGGCCGATGGCAAGTCCGCCGAAGA
This genomic interval carries:
- a CDS encoding HAMP domain-containing histidine kinase; translation: MPLAPDARRWLDEAAEALVEEWRGFAVDAISQGEVAAAVAGVVAQIVEAAAGRPRAPEPSSPLDRRVVALLRRHLLEHDEAVPPGGLRPVLRALEQVAASMEPRWTERFQERMTGPSGLDLVVEVAHDLRSPLTSILFLAEIMLRGRSGPLTPLQERQLGLVYSAAFGLNAVASDVIELVRGGDRLVGREPQPFSVAEVLESVRDIVRPIAEEKGLELHFEGPGRDRRVGHPGALNRVLLNLTTNALKFSSAGHVEVTLTDGAGLALDCTVRDTGRGIPEAAMATLFEPFRRRQQPGDYAFSGSGLGLSICRKLVEAMGSTLEVSAVAGEGTCFQFTLQLPEADPAMLIG
- a CDS encoding sigma-54-dependent Fis family transcriptional regulator — encoded protein: MTAVTGAGFGPPEGTGSRDLLALPADVKASIRILIVDDERTLRESCASVLRGEGYTVTLAGRGEEAMEFVRRRQFDLVLVDLFMSQVSGLEILNAALEAHRDTLVVVMTGNPTVSSSIEALRMGAWDYLPKPFSATHLQVLIGRASHAILKGREANDLRQQVMRQHSHSDTQALIGIAPSFRKAVELARKVAPTDASVFISGESGTGKEVIAQFIHQHSRRAKKTLVPINCAALPEPLLESEMFGHRKGAFTGADRDKPGLLETADGGTLFLDELTEMSLPLQAKLLRVIQDGIVRRVGAETAGDPVDVRFISATNRDPQDAVERGVLRGDLFYRLRVVPIVLPPLRSRPEDIQLLANHFLGIFWHRHRQMTDRAPRLSDSAIEFLRTRAWRGNVRELQNVIEHVAVLVEPDQLIEPTDIPMYEDSEAAPERMPAAQLDGPFHDVKDRVIAQFERDYLARLVGRAGGNMSKAARQANVDRTTLYRLMEKHGLQRDDRSE
- a CDS encoding NYN domain-containing protein, which encodes MAVPALHAPNAALLIDFDNVTLGVRSDLTKELRTLLNSDIIKGKVAVQRAYADWRRYPQYIVPLSESSIDLIFAPAFGTNKKNATDIRLAVDAVELVFTRPEIGTFILLSGDSDFSSLVLKLKEYGKYVIGVGIRESASDILIQNCDEYFSYSDLAGLTKESDAPSAQRDPWELVVEAVQKMAAQGDVMRSDRLKQVMQQIDPNFDESNAGFNRFSKFVTEAGARGLIQVIKQENGQYDVAPGKGVPAAAPVKESRPPRGRGGRGPSATAVAAPAPAVRAAEAAPADGKSAEERAGRRRGRGRGRGRGKGEEGATPSTAAPSAAAPSAPYVAEPSGLTLAEAFHLLGRALGELPTPAGHEVVRARMAALHGTEDVLLEVPRFFKLLRQANDAEVADVRLLGDDQYEVSPHRMELAMQRRSAPEANAAPVLDAEGNAAPRPGIRFRGGARTPASSGMPMVGVINLTPVGAVTLEAPVTKPVAEAPTKATKPAKGTKAEAKPAAKVAKAAAPAKTPKAAAPAKAPKAAAKPAPKAKAAVKKAAPKKK
- a CDS encoding acyl--CoA ligase is translated as MITTHLAHQFGARAARHPTRPFLIEGEHRHSWGEIALRSDALARAFRGQGLAAGDRIGIDLPNGTEWVVAMLAAAQAGLTIVPLDPELGYHELKYQLRHAEVSAVVIPEAPTPVDYLELFDEVLPELPSLHLIVYAGPGTRWFDDRAVPFGEMLARGERLPALAPGDDADAALALVYTSGTMGKPKGVLLSHRAMVASAVGTASALGLADDDCILQALPLFHVFGLSVLLTAISAGASVVLMPRFDAAGALALIANAGVTHLPGVPTMFELLMRDPAFVTTPLGRLRGGVVAGSMVLPPLVDRIRQWCDVEIAYGLTEAGPTVTATRRSDPLEKRRTTVGRPIDGVEVRVVDVRSGVLHGAEAVGELVVKGTTLMDGYHRMPNETARTLTPEGYLLTGDLALLDEDGFVTIVARRKEVIVRAGQTVTPRELEDVIRTHPGVEEVCVVGVPHDVLGELICACVVLLEGAVVTGPDLRRFCQDLLSATKVPDLVRFFDGLPMTASGKVKRQELARVVALG